The sequence AGTACCATCCATCTCAATGGTTTGGggcttgttttttgttttgttttgttttttttcttttttaatcttaataaaatattaattctcATGTTTAAATATTACTATGGTTTTTTAGTGGAGTTATGGTGTGCCTTTGTATTAGAACCTCTTTCCCTctcatttgtgtgtgtgtgagttttgATTCACCTAGGTTGAGCTTGAATTGAGAGACTTGAGACGGTGGGGCCTGAGAGTGAGAGCCATCTCGCAGTAGCTCATGTTGGTGGCTTGTGGTAGTGGTGACTGGAGGTTTGTGGAGGAGTAGTGGAGGTTCGATGAGGAGAGAGAGCTgtgtagaagaaaaaaatgaagaaggaaaagagagagcGCATAGGTTAGAGAGAGTGATTAAGGCCAATTGATTTTTGCATAAAGACAGATTGTGATGAGACTAGTCATATGAGTGGGTCCCACTCATTTGcttaattttacaaaatttcacTAAAACTCAATTCTCATCACTAGAAAACATCAAaacattgttctcaatttttacaacttaaactcaattttttgagtattgagttatgaaaattgagttaGGAAAAGATAAAACAAGTTCTTGTGGGAtccacaaaatttgaaaaatgagtgatgaaaactcGTAAACCAAACATGGCCTAAATTACTTTCACAGGCAGCCCGATCCACTCTAATACGATTTGTCCTTACATCCATTCCAGCTTATTGGATGTCCTCCTTTCAATTGCTAACATCCACTTGTTCccaaattaatgcaaaaaagcGTGACTTCTTTTGGGGTTTAATGGACTCAAAAGCACCATCTTTATCCCAAGGCTCGGGAATCCATATGCAAACCAAAAACCTCAGGAGGTCTTGGATTCAGAAGAGCTCACGATCTAAACAAGGCATTCATCTCCAAATTAGGTTGGTGCATAGCTTTAAAGGCATATAAACCTTGGGCCAATCTCTTCATATCCAAATACTTGAGGAGCGTAACTTGTTAAATGCCACAATGAAACCCACAATTAGTACTTCTACAAGTAGCAAAGACCATGTATAGGGGGACAAGAACTGTTTAACACAGTGAAAATTGTAGTCATAATTTGGCCCACTTAATGAAGAATGAGGGCCTAGGCCCAAAAGTCCAAAAACAGGGAACCGAAAGATAGCTAGATGATGGAAATTGGGGAGTTCTGTCCAGTCCACAACACTCTCCTAAAccgaaataaaaaaaagaaaaaaaagaaagaaaagaaaaagagatcaGTGGTGGAGAGGAGAGAGCAGGCACACAAGAAATCAGCAACCACAACCATTCGTTGAATGAGAGGGCTATCCAAAATCTCATCCTCTCATTGTTTCCCAAACGTCCACACCGTAACCTCTTCTGCTACTTGTTAATAAGATAATGCAACGTTGATGGTCAGGGTTTTTGCTACTTGTAGTAGTACTACTACTTGTGCTGCAGCAGCCACGCTTTTTTAATTTACTACTATACATTAATTCTCGCTTTGGCTGCCAACCATGGCTTCGGCTACTCTTTCTGTAGCCAAACCATCTCTTCAGGTTCAtgcacctctctctctctccaaatatATAAGAAAGAATACAATATACTTGTTCgttaaaccaaaacaaaaaataataataataagaaaacaaTGCTTCTTTGTTCATGTTGTAGCTTGTTTAGATTATGATCGAATTGTTAAACCAATACTATATGctctttactttctttcttcAGGCAAATGGAAAAGGATTTGCAGAATTCTCAGGCCTACGCAACTCATCAGCTTGCCTTTCCTTTGGGAGAAAAAGCTCAGATGACATTTTTTCAATCGTCGCTATCCAGACACATTCTGTGAGTTACTCGCTAAATGCATAATTGACCATTATTTAGAAATTGGATATGATTTGGAATTTATAACATTTGATTCCATGataattgttatttatattaCTTAAACTTTTTGATCCAATAATATATGTTAGAGAAGAATGTGTAATGAATACTTTTAACTAATATAAAGGACAACAATGGActtttaaatattgtgaaagtTTATTGCACACATTCATACACATTTTTAGAAAGTGTGTTTTAACcgtaataattttgaaattgtgttttaaaaacaagatttcacaagttaaattgtgttttgaaaacatgatttcaattgATATGACACATACACTCCGTACACACTTGTGTGTACTAGTCAGcattctttaaatatttttagtaaacaaAGATATAAAAGGTGTCAAATGACAACCATCACCTACAAGAAATATATGCTCTTGTACCTAAATCATTGGAATTTATGAAAATCTCGGAGGGTCTTGAGTAGCTAATACAACTAACAAAAGGTTCCGATTTAAAATTCTTTGTCTCATATAGAATATTGATATCATTAAGTAGTCAAGTTACATTTgcttgaaaacaaaaaattctttaaaattgCAGCATGTGAATTACGATTCTAAAATTCCATACAGCACTCTAACCTAGACAGACGAGCAGGCACATGATAAAATTAAAGCGAATGGCCTTTAACTTgaacatgtgtgatgtgtgacTATGTTCGTTTGAAAAACTTAATTAGGCGCCGGAGCTTCACTGTGTATATGTAACACATCTGAATTGGTCAATTAGCACAGTGTAGAGTGAATATAGTATTTAAACTCAAGAACACGTTTTGATActataataaattatcatttatctcaaaaacaattataaatgaAGTTAATCATTTCAATTATTGTTCTAACATGATGAATTAGGCTGGAAGTGGAGGATACAGGAGAGGGGTAGTGGAAGCGAAGCTAAAGGTGGCCATAAATGGGTTCGGTAGAATAGGCAGAAATTTCTTGAGGTGCTGGCATGGCCGCAAGGACTCCCCTTTGGATGTCATTGCCATCAATGACACTGGAGGTGTGAAGCAGGCATCCCACCTCCTCAAGTACGACTCTACCCTCGGCATCTTCGACGCTGATGTCAAGCCTTCTGGCGACAAAGCCATCTCCGTTGATGGCAAGATCATCAAGGTCGTATCAAACCGTAACCCCGTCGACCTACCCTGGAAGTAAGTTCACTTCTTTGTTCAGTAAGTAGTGAATGAATGGCTTTGGCATTGagatttttgacattttttagagaCTGAATTGATGAAAAGGAACTTGCCAACACAAGTGCAGGGACTTGGAGATCGACCTGGTAATCGAAGGGACCGGGGTGTTTGTTGATAGAGAGGGTGCAGGCAAGCACATTCAGGCTGGGGCTAAGAAGGTGCTCATTACTGCCCCTGGGAAGGGTGACATCCCTACCTACGTTGTAGGAGTCAATGCAGACGCCTACAACCCAGCCGAGGCCATCATCAGCAATGCTTCTTGCACCACTAATTGCCTTGCTCCCTTTGTCAAGGTCCTTGACCAGAAGTTTGGTAATTCATATTTCATCCCATTCCCCTAACCTGTAGATTTTCAACAAGTCTAAAGACgtacatttttcacaatttattaaCATAATTTGTTATAATTGATTCataataaaagtggtattaaattattaatgatgaaaaaaagtaaaagtaatgTTACTTCAATCACATTAAGTCAAGTTAGTagttaaaaaaacaaagggtTGTGTTTATAACTGTATTTAGTTCACTTTTAGCTTTAGAGTACTCTGTTGTTAAAACTTAGAATTTATCTAGGTCTATTATGATATTTGAAGCTAATTTTCAAATTGTACAACAGAAAATTTCCTGCTCagattggaaaattttaatctcccattgtttataaataataaaaatgcaaatatgtGACAGGCATCATCAAGGGCACCATGACTACCACTCACTCGTACACCGGTGACCAGAGGCTACTTGACGCCAGCCACCGCGATCTCAGGCGTGCACGAGCTGCTGCTCTAAACATTGTTCCCACCTCAACAGGTGCAGCAAAGGCTGTGGCCCTTGTCCTACCATCACTTAAAGGCAAACTCAATGGGATCGCCCTGCGTGTGCCTACTCCAAATGTGTCTGTGGTCGACCTTGTTGTCCAGGTATCTAAGAAGACCTTTGCTGAAGAGGTGAATGCTGCTTTCAGAGAAAGCGCTGATAAGGAGCTCAATGGTATTCTTTCTGTTTGCGATGAGCCCCTTGTTTCAGTGGATTTCAGGTGCACTGATGTATCCTCAACTGTTGATTCATCATTGACATTGGTCATGGGAGATGACATGGTGAAGGTAATTGCTTGGTACGATAACGAGTGGGGTTACTCTCAAAGGGTTGTGGATTTGGCTCACATTGTTGCCGACAACTGGAAGTGATAAAAACTAGTTGTCAACTGCATTGTTGTCTCTATTTTTGCCCCTctcattttatgttttgttttctgAATTACATTTCTTTTTTACCCTTTTCATTTAAGCAATACCACCTAATATTGATGTAGGTCCTAAGGATGTACCTTTGACCCTCAATAATTTTGAATGtcttttcttcattcttcttgTTGGAAACAGAGTTGCTAAAACTATTTTCTAATGAGGGTTACATTTAATTACCTCAAAGTAACACCTTACGAAAAAGGTATCTCATGTATCCGATATATGTATTCTCTTTCTCATATTGTATGAGTCTCACATGATTGTGAAATTCACAAACTGTGagaagaataatatatatatcaaataattattgTATATTATAGCATGGTTATCGCTCTATATAAGCTTCTAGTTGTGCACTTGTGCTAATGTAATTAAGCAATAAACACAAGGTGAGCAGAatggaaatatatatttttttattattttcccaGTACATCAAACGTTTGAAATGGCTAAGTTTGAAGTTTCAAATGCAATTAACTACAAATCAAAGCTTGTTGGACCTAGTGATTGATCCACCTAATAAGAGATATCAAGGCCCAATCCTAGTTAAGGTTCAAGTCAGTTATATAACTCTCATCCAAGTCTATCGTATCTAATTCTACTTCAAGTGCAATTAaagtaattataattttatttggaatgCAACTAATCATAATTATACTTATAGTGCAAGTATTAGAATCTTGTTTTAATCTATGGTCAGTCTATGATCCAACTATAAATATCCTTCAATATCACTTTAAAACATAAAGATTAATAGTAAAGTGTAATCATCAAACACTTTTTGCTGTGGACCTTTAAAGCCAAatcatgctctctctctctcagctttcTTTATATCTCTCATGCACATTAACATGTGTCCAAGCTATGTCTCACATTTTCTAACATAGTATCAAAGctatattttactaatataatATGGTATTAATGTCAGACTTTTGTGAGCTCCATTAATTATCAAATTCGAACTTCTATGATCTCCAATAATCCATATTTTTGCTTGCAAGATTATCCTAATCTATTCCCTATCATGACAACATTTAGGTGCTAGCTCGCCAATGCTACTGGTCACCATGTAAGCCACTACGTAATTAAGCTCATCTTGATTTATTCCCTATCAAGTACAACATCTTGATAACCTCATACACGTTttctcaaatataaatattttattacaagTTGATCTTGGTAATTACAACCATATTCATGTAggaaatttaattgaaatctcaacctgtaaaaaacaaaaaatagagaaaacacacgtaaaaaaaaaaaaacaatcacacgcacaagacagtatttacgtggttcggcaatttgcctacgtccacggagttgcagagatttcactattatcaggaaaAAGTACAAAGTACagttacagtttttttttttttttaatctcaaaaacACGGCAACACCACACAATCAAACCCTAATCATAAAATTGCGCTTTTCTACACAAAAAGGGGCCAAAAATTTTTTCGAGCCTATCGgcccaagcctccgctccatggactaagcctcaataaatctcccattaaaaattACGCAACATTATTCGAGTCGAGTTAGGTTGTCAATCGGATTAAACACAACTagactccacaaagcccaacaattCAATGGGCATGTGCATCTTTTTTCTACATATTCAGATTTCTTTATGATCACACATCACACCCATCTTGGCTAAGTATCATCAACAACGCTAATTATAATTAGTAACCTCCTCTAGTACTCTCTTAACACATTAATCCTCTCCACAGGACCTTTCGTCCATAGCTATTAAGTCCTTTATTATATTGCTTATATATAAGGTTTTCAAATCCTATTTCTTgctggataaaaaaataataataataataataagtaaataaaagaaaaagaaaaggccaaTTACTTTTTTAGCTAGTAactcattacttttttttgataaagaacggactttcatttcattccaaGAAAAGTCAAATAGataagcaataattttttttagccaagGCACTATAAGAATCAAAGTCCTTTCAAAAAATTTGCATGATTGAAGCCATCATCTATGAAGATTTATTACTCCAAATTGGAATTGTAGTTAACTATGATTGTGCCCAGAGTTTTGTAATATATTGGCactatttgttcttttttacCATGAGAACTAGGGGTACAGATCCCCATGTCCCATAGTTTTAGctatgaaataataaataataataaaaaattatgattgcaTCAAGAACCTTGTAGCTAAGTGACATTACTTACTCcccttaaaagaaaaaccatgATACAAACTATTTTCCTTACTGTTATAACTactgaaaatataaaatataaaaattacgATGTGTGACTTATGTTCTACTTTGTTTGGGATTTAATTTGGCAAAAGAGCGTCATTCTAAGTCACCAAAGAAACCCCCCCATGTACTTGATGCAAGGACCGGTGAAATATTCACTAGAGACAAACCTTGAAATTTGACTTGGAACTAGCAAGTTGGTGTTGTGGACGCAAATCTTGAAACTAGGAGGGTTGTTGTCTAGTGCAGCCACATCCTATATGCAGAGCGTGTATGTAAATCAATGTAACCTACAGAGTTTGTGCCTCTGAGACACTGACAGAGGAATCCGATTTATGTGAAAGCAGATAATGATATAAAATGTAGTAGTAGTACAAAAGAACATCATTAATATATAGCAGTAGtagtaaaacttaaaaaacttcTAAGTTCTAAACATCGCGGTCTCGTTTGCACTCGGGTGGGAGGCTAGGGAAGCGAACACGATCTGTACAGTAGTTGTAGATGGTGTATCTATGGCGGACCCAACTGAGCCTTCTGTATTGGAAGGCATCAAGATCCTGAAACTCCTTCTGGTCCCACCATCTCTTCCCTTGAGTCTGGCAGAACCTTGCATTCACTGATACCTCACATGCATCAATGTGGAAGCTCTTGTAAGAGGCTACAAAGGGAGCCTTGGACCAGTCTGTCTTCTCCAAGCCACCCCTTGTGGCCCAGTCGTCTGCGTTCCAGAGGCTTGAATATATCTTCATGGGTTGGTTAAATGGGAATCTTACCCCTAAGTCTTTGTTATTCTTGAACACCCTTATTGGCACATCATCCACAAAGAACCTGCATCATATTCATATACCTTCATTCTAGTTAGTTTGTAAATTAATTACCAAAGTTTGTACTTGACCAAGGAAAGTCCTAGTCACGTGTTCTTATATCTAAAAGAACTAATTATCAAGTTATAATTAGTTTATATGCGAGTATGACTTAATAAACACTCCATACAAGAATCAATATACATGCTTATCCAATCAAATTTACATAATCAAACTATAATTGGTGCagtataaagaacacaaaaagtGCAACATAAGAATTCTCTCAAAATACTAGTAATTTCAAGGAAAGAGAAAGTGGTCAAAGGACAAAACGGAAGGCTTACACAATCTGATACAAGTTCCATAGGACAGAATAAGTGTGGTAGGCTTTGGTTGGATCAAACCAAAGATAAATTCTCTGCTCTCGATTTCCCTTCCCTCCGCTGAACACGTTTGTTTGCAAAATATAAGGTTGCCTTGTTCTGTTCCCCAAGAACTCAAAGTCCATCTCATCGTGCTCCGAATTTTGTGAAGATAACTGTGACCAGACCAACAAAAATCACCCAATAGCTTTATCAACTACGTATATGTATGCTCCTATACTAAAGAATAGAGAACCAGATTTTACATAGAAAGCAGTAACTGTTCCAGCTGAATCTCCTGGAACCATTTTTATTTGCATGCTGAAGTGACCGAACAAGTAAGATCCTTTTGATTGAAAGCCAGTTCCTATTCAAAATTGCagaacaaattttaaaacataagaACTTACTAAAATGCTGAGATTTCAATGAGCAATGGTAATTGCCTTACCTGTGAATTTGTCCAGTGAGAGCTGAATCTCTGAACCGCCATTGAAGTACTTGATGTGGTCCAAAGCCCACGTTGGTATATAGTTTCGGCCGAATGGTACGTCTATGGCTTTCCTAGGCGTTGCACTCATTGCCCCCGAGGCCAAAAGCAAGAAACTTAGGCATAAAGTCCACAAATTAGAAGCCATGATAATATCTTTGTTTTCGTTGCAGCGAGAGGTGATCTTTTCTAGTTTCCCTTTCACCAGTTAAAAGTTATGTATAAGCAAATAGTCCTTATATTATATAACCGTAGTACTAACATAAAACGCGCGCGCGcgtgtgcacacacacacacacggagGAAGAGTGTCTTTATTAGTGTAAGAGGCAATCTGTCATAGAGATCGCAGCCCACTTCATCATCCGATATGATTTAAAAATGTAACAACAATCTCACTTCGTCATTAATGATATTAATTTGGAAGTCCTTATATCAAGCTCTAATCATGTGGTTCATATGAGAAAAATCTTTAATCTTAAGCATGAGtctcatgagtcatgaccaCTATCTTTCCAATGATAGAatcttttataattaaaaaataagaagtaaATTAGAAGTCCCCTTACCTAGTTACATAAACTTCGGGTACAACAATCTATTTGAACATTATTTTTTTCGAATACATGCATAACATGAACAGGTTTTGGGTTTATCCATGACCATCTACACACATGAGGATATCTACTAAAAGGGATAAGATGGTCTTCTCTTATCCATATTTCTAAATTCGGACAAGACTGAATCCTctagtaaaatatatattccaaaaacaaaaacaaaaatagtaccAAGCTGTCGGTATACTATGGTTCTAGTTTCAGGCTTAGTAAATGGAGTCATGGAAAGGCCATGAGGGCTATCATCACCTAATGTTAACTCATCTAACAAGCTTAATGTGCTGAGTGCTGAGTGCAGAGACAATTGGACAAGCTTTAATTGTCTAATTGATTAAGAACTGTCGAAAATTGTGAATAGAATTCTTCTACTAGTATAGGCGGTGATGTGTTAGCCAATGCAAGATGGATTAAGGGGCGTCATGCTGTCATGACATGTGCTGTGCCTGGCATGCAATTTGGATCCCCACGTGAGCTCCTTTGtt is a genomic window of Quercus lobata isolate SW786 chromosome 2, ValleyOak3.0 Primary Assembly, whole genome shotgun sequence containing:
- the LOC115976310 gene encoding glyceraldehyde-3-phosphate dehydrogenase A, chloroplastic-like; this encodes MASATLSVAKPSLQANGKGFAEFSGLRNSSACLSFGRKSSDDIFSIVAIQTHSAGSGGYRRGVVEAKLKVAINGFGRIGRNFLRCWHGRKDSPLDVIAINDTGGVKQASHLLKYDSTLGIFDADVKPSGDKAISVDGKIIKVVSNRNPVDLPWKDLEIDLVIEGTGVFVDREGAGKHIQAGAKKVLITAPGKGDIPTYVVGVNADAYNPAEAIISNASCTTNCLAPFVKVLDQKFGIIKGTMTTTHSYTGDQRLLDASHRDLRRARAAALNIVPTSTGAAKAVALVLPSLKGKLNGIALRVPTPNVSVVDLVVQVSKKTFAEEVNAAFRESADKELNGILSVCDEPLVSVDFRCTDVSSTVDSSLTLVMGDDMVKVIAWYDNEWGYSQRVVDLAHIVADNWK
- the LOC115978185 gene encoding probable xyloglucan endotransglucosylase/hydrolase protein B gives rise to the protein MASNLWTLCLSFLLLASGAMSATPRKAIDVPFGRNYIPTWALDHIKYFNGGSEIQLSLDKFTGTGFQSKGSYLFGHFSMQIKMVPGDSAGTVTAFYLSSQNSEHDEMDFEFLGNRTRQPYILQTNVFSGGKGNREQRIYLWFDPTKAYHTYSVLWNLYQIVFFVDDVPIRVFKNNKDLGVRFPFNQPMKIYSSLWNADDWATRGGLEKTDWSKAPFVASYKSFHIDACEVSVNARFCQTQGKRWWDQKEFQDLDAFQYRRLSWVRHRYTIYNYCTDRVRFPSLPPECKRDRDV